Proteins from one uncultured Anaeromusa sp. genomic window:
- a CDS encoding YajQ family cyclic di-GMP-binding protein: protein MAKECSFDVVSDLDMQEVDNAVNQCAKEIKQRFDFRGSKSTISLEGDTEIRILADDEYKLKNVIDILQTKAIKRGISLKNFDYGKMETASQSMVRQSITLKKGIQKEKAKEIVAAIKNMKLKVQGQIMDDQVRVVGKDKDDLQRVIGELKLKDFGVDLQFVNFRS, encoded by the coding sequence ATGGCAAAAGAGTGTTCCTTTGACGTGGTTTCTGATTTAGATATGCAAGAAGTGGATAATGCCGTTAATCAATGTGCGAAAGAAATTAAACAGCGTTTTGATTTTCGCGGCAGTAAATCAACGATTTCCTTGGAAGGAGATACGGAGATTCGCATTTTAGCTGATGATGAATATAAGCTAAAAAACGTGATTGACATTTTGCAAACGAAAGCAATAAAACGCGGCATTTCCCTCAAAAACTTTGACTATGGCAAAATGGAAACAGCGTCACAGAGCATGGTGAGACAGTCTATTACACTGAAAAAGGGTATTCAAAAAGAGAAAGCCAAGGAAATTGTGGCTGCTATAAAAAACATGAAATTGAAAGTGCAAGGCCAGATCATGGATGATCAAGTCCGAGTCGTCGGAAAAGATAAGGACGATTTGCAACGGGTTATTGGAGAATTAAAACTGAAAGATTTTGGAGTTGATTTGCAGTTCGTCAACTTCCGGTCATAA
- the uraA gene encoding uracil permease, protein MSKRMIPVDERLPFLQTLPLSLQHLFAMFGATVLVPILFKVDPATILLFNGIGTLLYLFICKGKIPAYLGSSFAFISPVFVVLPQFGYGSVLGGFFAAGLVFTLVALLIRLVGIRWIDIVFPPAAMGAIVAVIGLELAPVAADMAGLTAKTIDANAITVSLFTLTVTILGSVLFRGFLAIIPILIGVLAGYGLAFFMGMVNLSNIEKAPWFSFPTFYSPEFHLGAIAVILPAALVVVAEHIGHLVVTGNIVGKDLTKDPGLDRSLLGNGLSTMLSSLFGSTPNTTYGENIGVLAITKVYSTWVMGGAAILAIILSFIGKLSAAIQSIPVPVMGGVSLLLFGVIAASGVRMLVESKVDYSRARNLILTSLVLIIGISGASLQFGSINLKGMALATVVAIVASLAFKIFDQLGWSNDSEIEE, encoded by the coding sequence ATGAGCAAACGCATGATCCCTGTTGATGAAAGACTTCCCTTTTTACAAACCTTGCCTTTAAGCCTGCAACATCTTTTCGCCATGTTTGGCGCTACGGTTCTTGTGCCTATTTTATTTAAAGTAGACCCTGCAACCATTCTTCTCTTCAACGGAATTGGAACCTTGTTATATTTATTCATTTGCAAAGGCAAAATCCCTGCCTACTTAGGTTCTAGTTTTGCCTTTATTTCTCCTGTTTTTGTAGTCCTGCCGCAATTTGGTTATGGCTCCGTACTAGGAGGCTTCTTCGCTGCAGGTTTGGTCTTTACACTCGTAGCCTTGCTAATCCGCCTTGTGGGCATTCGCTGGATTGACATCGTCTTCCCGCCGGCAGCCATGGGCGCCATTGTCGCTGTTATCGGTTTAGAATTAGCTCCGGTAGCCGCGGATATGGCTGGTTTAACTGCTAAAACAATTGATGCCAACGCCATCACCGTTTCCTTGTTTACACTGACTGTGACAATTCTCGGGTCTGTACTCTTCCGTGGCTTTCTCGCTATTATTCCCATCTTGATAGGCGTCTTGGCTGGTTACGGTTTGGCCTTTTTCATGGGTATGGTAAACTTAAGCAATATTGAAAAAGCTCCTTGGTTCTCTTTCCCCACGTTCTATTCTCCTGAGTTTCATTTAGGCGCCATTGCCGTTATTCTGCCGGCAGCCCTGGTTGTCGTAGCTGAGCATATCGGTCACTTGGTCGTAACAGGCAACATTGTCGGCAAAGATTTAACAAAAGACCCCGGCCTTGACCGCTCTCTCCTCGGCAACGGCCTCTCCACCATGCTTTCCTCTTTGTTCGGTTCTACACCTAACACTACTTACGGCGAAAACATCGGCGTTTTAGCCATCACCAAAGTATACAGCACCTGGGTTATGGGCGGCGCGGCCATCTTGGCGATTATTCTCTCCTTCATCGGTAAACTGTCCGCCGCCATTCAAAGCATTCCTGTACCGGTCATGGGCGGCGTTTCTTTATTGCTCTTCGGCGTTATCGCCGCTTCCGGCGTACGTATGCTGGTAGAAAGCAAGGTAGACTACAGTCGGGCCCGGAACCTCATTTTAACCTCGCTCGTATTAATCATCGGCATTAGCGGCGCCAGCTTGCAATTTGGCAGCATCAATTTAAAAGGAATGGCCTTGGCAACGGTAGTAGCCATTGTCGCCAGCCTAGCTTTTAAAATCTTCGACCAGCTAGGCTGGAGTAACGACAGCGAAATCGAAGAATAG
- a CDS encoding aspartate kinase, whose protein sequence is MAFLVKKFGGSSVATAEKIQAVAERIIRTKEEQDRVVVVVSAMGDTTDELISLAQKVCGAPYSHARELDQLLTTGEQVSIALLAMALRSKGCPAISLTGPQAGITTTAVSLKGKIRRIEPKRVLAELDKGKVVVVAGFQGLAETGDITTLGRGGSDTSAVALAGALQADVCEILTDVDGVYSADPRIVPSARKMKEITYNEMLEMARLGAVVMQPRAVEMGKNYGIPIHVRSTFTEIAGTIIREAYTMEEKECAVRGVTHDTHVAKVAVLGVPDQPGIAHLIFSALAQANIDVDMIVQSIRTNEKGIIDMVFTIGQDDAAQTRILMEELALAQNFGGVEIDEAVAKVSIVGAGMYGSPGVAAKMFGALGSMGINLEVISTSEISVSCLIREERTKEAVNAVHALFFPDK, encoded by the coding sequence ATGGCTTTTCTTGTGAAAAAATTTGGCGGCAGCTCCGTGGCGACCGCAGAAAAAATTCAAGCAGTGGCGGAGCGAATAATTCGGACTAAAGAAGAACAAGACCGTGTAGTTGTTGTTGTATCAGCCATGGGAGATACGACCGATGAGCTGATCTCTTTGGCGCAAAAAGTATGCGGCGCGCCGTATTCGCACGCTAGAGAGCTTGACCAGCTTTTAACGACAGGCGAACAAGTATCTATTGCCCTATTGGCCATGGCGCTGCGCAGTAAAGGCTGTCCCGCTATTTCGCTCACAGGACCGCAAGCGGGTATTACGACAACAGCTGTGTCCTTAAAAGGCAAGATTCGTCGTATTGAACCAAAGCGAGTGCTCGCAGAGCTGGATAAAGGCAAGGTTGTAGTTGTTGCCGGTTTTCAAGGATTGGCTGAGACTGGGGATATTACCACGCTGGGACGAGGCGGGTCGGATACATCGGCCGTGGCCTTGGCAGGCGCTTTGCAAGCAGACGTGTGCGAAATCTTGACCGACGTAGACGGGGTGTATTCGGCGGATCCTCGCATTGTGCCTTCGGCAAGAAAAATGAAAGAAATTACCTATAATGAAATGCTGGAAATGGCGCGTCTCGGAGCGGTAGTTATGCAGCCGCGGGCCGTGGAAATGGGTAAAAATTACGGCATTCCCATTCATGTGCGATCTACTTTTACGGAAATTGCAGGAACGATTATTAGGGAGGCATACACCATGGAAGAGAAAGAATGTGCCGTTCGCGGCGTAACACATGATACTCATGTAGCCAAGGTAGCGGTATTGGGAGTACCAGATCAGCCGGGAATCGCCCATTTGATTTTTTCAGCGCTGGCTCAAGCTAATATTGATGTGGATATGATTGTACAGAGCATACGCACGAATGAAAAAGGAATTATTGATATGGTATTTACGATCGGACAAGATGATGCTGCGCAGACAAGGATATTGATGGAAGAACTTGCGCTTGCACAGAATTTTGGAGGTGTGGAAATTGACGAGGCAGTGGCGAAGGTATCCATTGTCGGCGCTGGAATGTACGGCAGCCCGGGGGTAGCGGCTAAAATGTTTGGCGCTTTGGGAAGTATGGGGATCAATCTAGAGGTAATCAGTACTTCGGAAATCAGCGTTTCTTGTTTGATTCGTGAAGAAAGAACGAAAGAAGCGGTTAATGCAGTGCATGCGCTCTTTTTTCCGGATAAGTAA
- a CDS encoding DMT family transporter, which produces MKKTTVYWLLVVTALFWGANIVAVKQIVSELPPVAAVGMRFFWVSLVLTAWVLFREGKKAWPQGRQWIGLFLLGVTGIYGNNVLVFKGVALTTASNASLLMATSPVLTTIFAWLFWKERLRLLQWIGVFLSFLGSLLVITRGSWDVLTSMSLHQGDLLIFGGAFFWTLYTLLGKRVMGSGGLSALATTAWSSCIGTVFLLGMTYWEGYRGALDLTAWGWVSMVYMVFCSGILAFSFWNYGVQQIGPQRAAIFSNIIPLAGVFSAWLLLNEEILLSHGLGALCILCGVWLTTQQ; this is translated from the coding sequence TGGTAGTAACGGCATTGTTTTGGGGGGCCAATATTGTTGCCGTTAAGCAGATTGTGAGCGAATTGCCGCCGGTGGCAGCTGTGGGGATGCGCTTTTTCTGGGTTAGTTTGGTTCTTACAGCATGGGTTCTTTTTCGCGAAGGAAAAAAGGCATGGCCCCAGGGGCGGCAGTGGATAGGTCTTTTTTTATTGGGGGTTACTGGAATTTACGGGAATAATGTTCTCGTATTTAAAGGAGTTGCGTTAACAACCGCATCAAATGCAAGTTTATTGATGGCTACGTCACCAGTTTTGACTACCATTTTTGCTTGGCTTTTTTGGAAAGAGCGACTGCGTCTGCTGCAATGGATCGGGGTATTCCTTTCGTTTCTCGGGTCGCTTTTGGTAATTACGCGTGGGTCTTGGGATGTCTTAACTTCCATGTCGTTACATCAGGGAGATTTACTGATCTTTGGGGGCGCTTTTTTTTGGACTCTGTATACGCTGCTAGGGAAAAGGGTGATGGGCAGCGGCGGCTTGTCTGCCTTGGCGACGACAGCGTGGTCTAGCTGTATTGGAACGGTGTTCTTATTAGGCATGACCTATTGGGAAGGATATAGAGGGGCTCTGGATTTGACGGCTTGGGGCTGGGTGAGCATGGTTTATATGGTTTTTTGCAGCGGCATCTTGGCATTTTCCTTTTGGAATTACGGGGTACAGCAGATCGGACCGCAACGCGCTGCTATTTTTTCCAATATTATTCCTTTGGCTGGGGTGTTTTCCGCTTGGCTTTTATTAAATGAAGAGATTTTACTGTCGCACGGGTTGGGGGCATTATGCATTTTATGTGGCGTATGGCTGACTACGCAGCAATAA